The Oncorhynchus mykiss isolate Arlee chromosome Y, USDA_OmykA_1.1, whole genome shotgun sequence genomic sequence AGTAGTATGGATCTGCGGCTTGGAGTTTCTTCATCCTAAGTAACAAATTCTCAGTGAATTTAGTGATGTTTTCCCCCCCTGTTCAGAGTTATTGAAGTTGTTAGGTTTATGTCCCATCCTACATCCCAATATTACCAGGTTATGtccactagatggtgctgttgctgctattattattattattattatgattttttttttaaagaattccCCCTCTCAATGCTAAAGGGATAAATAGTTCACCCATATTGCCAaatggtttccttaccctgtaagcagtttaTGGACCAGGTACAACAGCAATCTATGCTTTGGTTTTAATTACCTGGCCACTGTTTCAAATTTGTGGCAgaaatccaatgcaagtcaatggtaccTATACTAGCATTTTCACGTTTAATATCCAAGTAACATTGAGTTACACAATCAATTTTTAGCTATTTCAGGATGATTTGCACATGAAGCATGGCTTTTGACCATCCTCATGTCTAACtgattgttaaaaaaaataaggtTGATCTAAATCAGATGTCAGTTACTATATTCTTttaatattatatgaatcctataaattaaaatgacAAATTTGGGTgaaatcaattagcttaatttctcagagatcaaatgaTTTGTATCCCAGAAAAATAATGGTGCAAAAATGCTAATCATATATTTTTCTAACaacagaaacaatttcagaacaattTGAGATAGTGGATGTCAAAATCCTCTTTCTTGGactttttgaggtggaacgacccAATAGAATTGGCCTGTGGCCCAGTCACAACATACGCCATACAGCCTCATCTGTTCAACCATGACACATTTCTGTATGTTATGTAGCAGAGGTGACAAAATCGACTCTGCCCAAGTCTCATACAGATAAATCACTGCCAATACAGGTTTTTGAATGAAGTCCAGTCCTATTCTAGCAGCAACAAGATGAGCACCCAGAACCTGGCTACTGTTTTTGGCCCAAACATCCTACGACCCAAAGCTGAAGATCCAGAGAGTATCATTGGAGGTGTGTGAGAGTCAGTGGagtctggtgggaggagctataggaggacgggctcattgtaatggctggaattgaaATTAAGGAATGGAGTCAAATGTGATTTCCATATATTTGATAGCATTCCatctattccattccagctagtacaatgagcccgtcctcctgtagctcctcacaccagcctccactggtgagaGTGTTATTCAGAGAAAGAGACATGGATCAGAGCTAGACAGAACTAGCCAACAGATACAGAGCCAGTGAAGACAGACTGAAACAGATATAGGCAGATAAagatagtgtctgtctgtctgcccatgTGTCCTTGTGACAGTGTTTATATCAACACATTGTTGTGTAACATGCTATGTGCCATGTGATGctgtttgtactgtatgtgtccagctgttactcagtgtgtgtgtgtgtgtgtgtgtctgtgtgtctgtctgtctgttccacctCCCCCCCTCCCCAGGGGCAGCCGTGGTGCAGCAGCTTATGTCCGAGCTGATCAGGGAGCACCTGTGCCTTTTCTCCAGGGAGGGGGGAGACATAGAGGCCCCTGGCTCTTCACGCCCTGACTCTTACCCATGTCAGAGATGGAAAGGAGACCCATTCGAGGGGgcacacatccagccaactgcCCAGACCCAGTCACATGATTACAGTCTGGGCATAACAGCCGAGCACCTCCCCCAACAACAGCTAGCTCACCATCCTTCACCTTGCTGCCGccagctctctctgcctctgatcCATAAGAGGAGAGGGTCGGCCCAAAACCCAGATGAAACCAGCTTAGCCACACGGCTGTCCATCACAGACCACCACCAGCAGCCAGCTGAGGTGTTCTCTCCAGTAAGTCTTGCTTCTGGGCCTCTGTACCACAGACACACTCTATCCCAGTCAGAGTCCCAGCCCACTGAGACCGCAGACAGCCCCCACCCTGCCTCCCAACTCACAGAATCTGCCTCCACAGTGACGCTACAAGCTGCCCCAGAACCCAGCAGCATACTGCCCATTGGCTGGAGGGGCCCAGAGGATCCCAGTTGGGCTGCAGAACAGGGGACTACTGGCACCAGTGGTAGCAGTGAGGCTCAGGACAGTAATCTGTCTGTCTATGACAACCTGGACACACTAGAACGCATGGAGGAGGTGGCTGCAGATGGTGGTGGGGGCCGCCCTGCTGGCccagtggaggtggaggtgggcaCGGCCAGCATGGTAGACACCAGAAGCTCCTGGTCTTCCTGTGAGATTCTGTCCCTGGAAGACAATGGGTGTGGTGGGGTCAGAACCAGCCCAGGACGGGGGTCCACTAGGTTCCCCTCCTTCAGGACTGACCCAGGAGACGAGGACCTTCCTCCTAACTCCCCAGCCTCCTCCTCTGCCCTCACTGATGCCCCCCTGAGCACGGGCAGCTCGGAGGTCTTCCTGCCCTCTGCTCCTCCGGACCTCCGCGTCCCCCCGGCCTCCCAGGCCATGCACTGGCTCTTGACTGGCCTCAGACAACAGATGGCCAGGCAGAGGGCTGAGTTCGAGGCCAAGATCCAGAGGTAATAGAACTGTGAATAAACCATGCCAATGCAACAGCAGTCCTTGTCAACAGTCTATATACATGctacacggagtgtacaaaacattatggatAAAGataaaagaggagggagggagaggaggagagggtgaatgggcaagataaaagattaagatgcctttgaacagggtatggtagtatgtgcccCGATTTGTGTGTGTCAAGAgcggcaacgctgctgggttttcaagcaacagtttcctgtgtatatcaagaacggtccatccccatccaaaagacatccagccaacttgacacaactgtgggaagcattggagtcaccatgggccagcatccctgtgaaaagcttttgacaccttatagagtccatgctctgatgaattgaggctgttctgatggtaAAAGGTGGTGCAACTCAAGAATAGGAAGGTGAtcctaatgtttagtacactcagtgtacagtctATATAGAATCTTCAACATGTGCCAGGTTCCAATAACATATTAGTCCTGCATGTTACATGTTACACCACAGTCCTGTAGTACCAGCAGAGTGAAACCTCTGTGTGTGACTCCTTGTccttctctgtcctgtctctcccagGTTGGAGATGCGTAACGAGGCCCTCCAGGGGGAGGTGGTGGGACTGCGGAGCAGCCTGGAGCAGCAGCGCCGCTGGTACAGTGTGGCCGAGATCAAGATCCGCAACGTGGAGCGTGCCAGGGCCGATGCCGACCGCCGCAACACCACTCTGCAGAAGGAGATGGAGCAGTTCTTTGATACCTTCGGAGAGCTGAGCGCTGAGGCCCGGAAGagcgaaggttagggttagcacccCTGGAGAGCTGAGCGCTGAGGCCCGGAAGagcgaaggttagggttagcacccCTGGAGAGCTGAG encodes the following:
- the LOC110510207 gene encoding rho GTPase-activating protein 24 isoform X2 produces the protein MGLTCFKSWKYDSAAQKGGNRDVLVSPGSYFFLSNSCGQGEEWLKTLNKGVWIPFTGVFGQRLEETVLYERRYGVHMAPLVVEQCVDFIRERGLLEVGLFRQPGQATLVKELQDAFDAGEKPSFDSTDVHTVASLLKLYLRELPEPLVPFSRYQDFLVCGKKISSERKQSLTELRHLLHQLPVANFNLLNYICQFLNEVQSYSSSNKMSTQNLATVFGPNILRPKAEDPESIIGGAAVVQQLMSELIREHLCLFSREGGDIEAPGSSRPDSYPCQRWKGDPFEGAHIQPTAQTQSHDYSLGITAEHLPQQQLAHHPSPCCRQLSLPLIHKRRGSAQNPDETSLATRLSITDHHQQPAEVFSPVSLASGPLYHRHTLSQSESQPTETADSPHPASQLTESASTVTLQAAPEPSSILPIGWRGPEDPSWAAEQGTTGTSGSSEAQDSNLSVYDNLDTLERMEEVAADGGGGRPAGPVEVEVGTASMVDTRSSWSSCEILSLEDNGCGGVRTSPGRGSTRFPSFRTDPGDEDLPPNSPASSSALTDAPLSTGSSEVFLPSAPPDLRVPPASQAMHWLLTGLRQQMARQRAEFEAKIQRLEMRNEALQGEVVGLRSSLEQQRRWYSVAEIKIRNVERARADADRRNTTLQKEMEQFFDTFGELSAEARKSEG
- the LOC110510207 gene encoding rho GTPase-activating protein 24 isoform X1, with product MGLTCFKSWKYDSAAQKGGNRDVLVSPGSYFFLSNSCGQGEEWLKTLNKGVWIPFTGVFGQRLEETVLYERRYGVHMAPLVVEQCVDFIRERGLLEVGLFRQPGQATLVKELQDAFDAGEKPSFDSSTDVHTVASLLKLYLRELPEPLVPFSRYQDFLVCGKKISSERKQSLTELRHLLHQLPVANFNLLNYICQFLNEVQSYSSSNKMSTQNLATVFGPNILRPKAEDPESIIGGAAVVQQLMSELIREHLCLFSREGGDIEAPGSSRPDSYPCQRWKGDPFEGAHIQPTAQTQSHDYSLGITAEHLPQQQLAHHPSPCCRQLSLPLIHKRRGSAQNPDETSLATRLSITDHHQQPAEVFSPVSLASGPLYHRHTLSQSESQPTETADSPHPASQLTESASTVTLQAAPEPSSILPIGWRGPEDPSWAAEQGTTGTSGSSEAQDSNLSVYDNLDTLERMEEVAADGGGGRPAGPVEVEVGTASMVDTRSSWSSCEILSLEDNGCGGVRTSPGRGSTRFPSFRTDPGDEDLPPNSPASSSALTDAPLSTGSSEVFLPSAPPDLRVPPASQAMHWLLTGLRQQMARQRAEFEAKIQRLEMRNEALQGEVVGLRSSLEQQRRWYSVAEIKIRNVERARADADRRNTTLQKEMEQFFDTFGELSAEARKSEG
- the LOC110510207 gene encoding rho GTPase-activating protein 24 isoform X3 yields the protein MPENKATVYRTSSYLSHSAYRKIKRVLSFRRRVFGQRLEETVLYERRYGVHMAPLVVEQCVDFIRERGLLEVGLFRQPGQATLVKELQDAFDAGEKPSFDSSTDVHTVASLLKLYLRELPEPLVPFSRYQDFLVCGKKISSERKQSLTELRHLLHQLPVANFNLLNYICQFLNEVQSYSSSNKMSTQNLATVFGPNILRPKAEDPESIIGGAAVVQQLMSELIREHLCLFSREGGDIEAPGSSRPDSYPCQRWKGDPFEGAHIQPTAQTQSHDYSLGITAEHLPQQQLAHHPSPCCRQLSLPLIHKRRGSAQNPDETSLATRLSITDHHQQPAEVFSPVSLASGPLYHRHTLSQSESQPTETADSPHPASQLTESASTVTLQAAPEPSSILPIGWRGPEDPSWAAEQGTTGTSGSSEAQDSNLSVYDNLDTLERMEEVAADGGGGRPAGPVEVEVGTASMVDTRSSWSSCEILSLEDNGCGGVRTSPGRGSTRFPSFRTDPGDEDLPPNSPASSSALTDAPLSTGSSEVFLPSAPPDLRVPPASQAMHWLLTGLRQQMARQRAEFEAKIQRLEMRNEALQGEVVGLRSSLEQQRRWYSVAEIKIRNVERARADADRRNTTLQKEMEQFFDTFGELSAEARKSEG